The DNA region GGGAGTACACTTACAGAACCTGGGAGTACATATACAGAACCTGGGAGTACATATACAGAACCTGGGAGTACACATACAGAACCTGGGAGTACACATACAGAACCTGGGAGTACATATACAGAACCTGGGAGTACACATACAGAACCTGGGAGTACATACACAGAACCTGGGAGTACATACACAGAACCTGGGAGTACACATACAGAACCTGGGAGTACACATACAGAACCTGGGAGTACATATACAGAACCTGGGAGTACATATACAGAACCTGGGAGTACATATACAGAACCTGGGAGTACACATACAGAACCTGGGAGTACATATACAGAACCTGGGAGTACACATACAGAACCTGGGAGTACACATACAGAACCTGGGAGTACACATACAGAACCTGGGAGTACACACATACAGAACCTGGGAGTACACATACAGAACCTGGGAGTACATATACAGAACCTGGGAGTACACATACAGAACCTGGGTACACATACAGAACCTGGGAGTACAGAACCTGGGGGATACAGAACCTGGGAgtacagaacatacagaacatacagaacatacagaaccTGGGAGTACACATACAGAACCTGGGAGTACACATACAGAACCTGGGAGTACACATACAGAACCTGGGAGTACACATACAGAACCTGGGAGTACACATACAGAACCTGGGAGTACACATACAGAACCTGGGAGTACATATACAGAACCTGGGAGTACATATACAGAACCTGGGAGTACATATACAGAACCTGGGAGTACATATACAGAACCTGGGAGTACATATACAGAACCTGGGAGTACATATACAGAACCTGGGAGTACATATACAGAACCTGGGAGTACATATACAGAACCTGGGAGTACATATACAGAACCTGGGAGTACACATACAGAACCTGGGAGTACACTATACAGAACCTGGGAGTACATATATAGAACCTGGGAGTACA from Oncorhynchus tshawytscha isolate Ot180627B unplaced genomic scaffold, Otsh_v2.0 Un_contig_1639_pilon_pilon, whole genome shotgun sequence includes:
- the LOC121845450 gene encoding uncharacterized protein LOC121845450 yields the protein MVETIVLYMYSQVLYVYSQVLYVYSQVLYVYSQVVYVYSQVLYMYSQVLYVYSQVLYVYSQVLYVYSQVLYVYSQVLYVYSQVLYVYSQVLYVYSQVLFYICTPRFCIVYSQVLYVYSQVLYMYSQVLYMYSQVLYMYSQVLYMYSQVLYMYSQVLYMYSQVLYMYSQVLYMYSQVLYMYSQVLYVYSQVLYVYSQVLYVYSQVLYVYSQVLYVYSQVLYVYSQVLYM